A single genomic interval of Musa acuminata AAA Group cultivar baxijiao chromosome BXJ3-4, Cavendish_Baxijiao_AAA, whole genome shotgun sequence harbors:
- the LOC135636805 gene encoding cytochrome P450 86B1-like: MDSSNESILFYSPGVSTTAAGLFRLLPEIQVVELLLAISIFVAIHSLRKGSRQGLTSWPVLGMLPSLVLGVRKNIYEWLTGVLNHQGGTFTFCGPWFTSLQCVITADPRNLEHLLKVKFTNFPKGEYFRTSVQDLLGNGIFSADDETWRRQRKIASLEFHSAEFRSMTVQSLVELVHSRLLPVLAAAHDRRAPIDLQDVLLRLTFDNVCMIALGTDPGCLRPGLPEIPFAKAFEDATEATTMRFIMPTGVWKALRYLDLGSERWLRRSIEVVDEFAYEVIRARREELSSSEQTRTARSDLLTVFTKLTDEDGRPYSDKFLRDVCVNFILAGRDTSSVALAWFFWLLNRHPKVEQSILSEIRSITEERGGEADGELVFKPEQVKRMDYLHAALSEALRLYPSVPMDHKEVVEDDVFPDGTVLKKGTKVIYAVYAMGRMESIWGKDCMEYKPERWLKDGRFMSESAYKFTAFNGGPRLCLGKDFAYYQMKVVAASILHRYQVKVVEKHPVVPKMALTLYMKHGLQVTLCRRDEVEPVEKMKKNKS, encoded by the exons ATGGACTCCAGCAACGAAAGCATCCTCTTCTATAGCCCCGGTGTTTCCACCACTGCTGCGGGTCTCTTTAGGCTGTTGCCTGAGATTCAAGTCGTTGAGCTCCTCCTGGCCATCTCCATCTTCGTCGCTATCCACTCCCTCAGGAAAGGGAGCCGTCAGGGCCTCACGTCGTGGCCGGTGCTTGGCATGTTGCCGTCGCTCGTCCTCGGAGTCCGTAAGAACATCTATGAGTGGCTCACCGGCGTGCTTAACCACCAAGGTGGCACGTTCACCTTCTGCGGGCCGTGGTTCACCAGCCTTCAGTGCGTCATTACTGCCGACCCTCGCAACCTGGAGCATCTCCTCAAGGTCAAGTTCACTAACTTCCCCAAGGGCGAGTACTTCCGCACCTCGGTCCAAGATCTCCTCGGCAACGGCATCTTCAGCGCCGACGACGAGACCTGGCGCAGGCAGCGGAAGATCGCGAGCCTCGAGTTCCACTCGGCCGAGTTCCGGTCCATGACGGTGCAGTCCCTCGTCGAGCTCGTCCACTCGAGGCTCCTCCCGGTGCTCGCAGCGGCCCACGACCGGCGCGCCCCGATCGACCTCCAGGACGTGCTCCTCCGGCTGACGTTCGACAACGTCTGCATGATAGCCCTCGGGACCGACCCGGGCTGCCTGCGCCCCGGGCTGCCGGAGATACCGTTCGCCAAGGCCTTCGAGGACGCGACCGAGGCAACGACCATGCGCTTCATCATGCCGACGGGCGTGTGGAAGGCACTTCGCTACCTCGACCTCGGGAGCGAGAGATGGCTCCGGAGGTCCATCGAGGTCGTCGACGAGTTCGCCTACGAGGTGATCCGGGCCAGAAGGGAGGAGCTCTCGTCCTCGGAACAGACGCGGACGGCGAGGTCCGACCTTCTGACAGTGTTCACGAAGCTAACAGACGAAGACGGCAGGCCCTACTCCGACAAGTTCTTGAGGGACGTGTGCGTCAACTTCATACTCGCCGGCCGCGACACCTCGTCGGTGGCGCTGGCCTGGTTCTTCTGGCTACTGAACCGGCATCCGAAGGTCGAGCAGAGCATTCTTAGCGAGATAAGGAGTATAACagaggagagaggaggagaagcagaTGGTGAGTTGGTGTTTAAGCCCGAACAAGTGAAGAGGATGGATTATCTGCATGCGGCGCTATCGGAGGCTCTAAGGTTGTATCCTTCGGTACCAATGGACCACAAGGAG GTTGTGGAGGACGACGTGTTTCCTGATGGCACGGTGCTGAAGAAAGGAACGAAGGTCATCTACGCCGTGTACGCGATGGGGAGGATGGAGAGCATATGGGGGAAGGACTGCATGGAGTACAAGCCGGAGCGGTGGCTCAAGGACGGGCGGTTCATGAGTGAGTCGGCGTACAAGTTCACGGCCTTCAATGGCGGACCGAGGCTGTGCCTGGGCAAGGACTTCGCGTACTACCAGATGAAGGTGGTGGCCGCCTCCATCCTGCATCGTTACCAGGTGAAGGTCGTGGAGAAGCACCCCGTGGTGCCCAAGATGGCGCTGACCTTGTACATGAAGCACGGACTGCAGGTCACCCTCTGCAGAAGAGATGAAGTGGAGCCGgtggagaagatgaagaagaacaaAAGCTAG
- the LOC103982414 gene encoding calcium-dependent protein kinase 26 — translation MGNSCRGSFGSKYHRRSSAEPPSSKCLHQSERSSVPDDSPKKPPKQQREAAAAVIMRRGFDPSSNYVLGHKTPDIRDLYILGRKLGQGQFGTTYLCTEIATGNDYACKSIAKRKLISKEDVEDVRREIQIMHHLSGHKNVVTIKGAFEDALYVHIVMELCSGGELFDRIIERGHFSERKAAELIRIIVGVVEACHSLGVMHRDLKPENFLLVNKDDDSSLKAIDFGLSVFFKPGQIFTDVVGSPYYVAPEVLCKHYGPEADVWTAGVILYILLSGVPPFWAETQQGIFDAIMKGVIDFDSDPWPLISESAKVLINKMLCSLPSERLTAHQVLCHPWICEHGVAPDRALDPAVLSRLKQFSAMNKLKKMALRVIAEGLSEEEIAGLREMFQAMDTDNSGSITFDELKAGLRRYGSTLKDTEIRDLMEAADVDNSGTIDYGEFIAATVHLNKLEREEHLVAAFSYFDKDGSGYITVDELQQACKEHNMTDASLEDIIREVDQDNDGRIDYSEFVAMMRKGTMGIGRRTLRNSLNVSMRDAPGAL, via the exons ATGGGCAATTCTTGCCGGGGATCCTTCGGAAGCAAGTACCATCGCCGCAGCTCCGCCGAGCCACCGTCGTCGAAGTGCCTCCACCAGTCCGAGCGCAGCTCCGTCCCCGACGACTCCCCCAAGAAGCCACCCAAGCAGCAGCGTGAGGCCGCCGCCGCCGTCATCATGAGGCGGGGCTTCGACCCTAGCTCCAACTACGTGCTCGGCCACAAGACGCCCGACATCCGGGACCTGTACATCCTGGGGCGGAAGCTGGGGCAGGGGCAGTTCGGCACCACGTACCTGTGCACTGAGATCGCCACGGGGAATGACTACGCCTGCAAGTCCATCGCCAAGCGGAAGCTGATATCGAAGGAGGACGTGGAGGACGTGCGGCGGGAGATCCAGATCATGCACCACCTCTCCGGCCACAAGAACGTCGTCACTATCAAGGGCGCCTTCGAGGACGCGCTGTACGTGCACATCGTGATGGAGCTGTGCTCCGGCGGGGAGCTCTTCGACCGGATCATCGAGAGGGGGCATTTCAGTGAGCGCAAGGCGGCAGAGCTCATCCGGATAATTGTTGGGGTTGTGGAGGCCTGCCATTCGCTGGGGGTCATGCACCGGGACCTGAAGCCGGAGAATTTCTTGTTGGTGAATAAAGACGATGACTCCTCCCTCAAGGCCATTGATTTCGGGCTCTCTGTGTTCTTCAAGCCAG GTCAAATTTTTACTGATGTTGTCGGAAGCCCATACTATGTCGCTCCTGAAGTATTATGCAAGCACTATGGACCAGAAGCTGATGTCTGGACTGCTGGTGTTATCTTATATATACTATTGAGTGGCGTGCCACCTTTTTGGGCTG AAACACAGCAAGGAATATTTGATGCAATCATGAAGGGAGTCATTGATTTTGACTCAGATCCATGGCCTTTGATCTCTGAAAGTGCCAAGGTTCTAAtaaataagatgctttgctctctTCCTTCAGAACGCTTGACAGCCCACCAAGTACTAT GTCATCCATGGATTTGTGAGCATGGAGTTGCTCCTGATCGAGCACTTGATCCTGCAGTTCTCTCACGCCTAAAGCAATTTTCAGCAATGAATAAATTAAAGAAGATGGCTTTGCGA GTTATAGCTGAAGGCCTTTCAGAGGAGGAGATTGCTGGATTAAGAGAAATGTTCCAGGCAATGGATACAGACAACAGTGGATCAATTACATTTGATGAGCTTAAAGCAGGTTTGAGAAGATATGGTTCCACTCTGAAGGATACAGAAATTCGTGATCTTATGGAAGCT GCTGATGTGGACAACAGTGGTACCATCGACTATGGTGAATTTATTGCTGCAACAGTTCATCTCAACAAATTGGAACGTGAAGAACATTTGGTGGCAGCTTTTTCATATTTTGATAAGGATGGAAGTGGTTATATCACAGTTGATGAACTTCAGCAAGCCTGTAAGGAGCATAATATGACTGATGCTTCCCTCGAAGACATTATTAGGGAAGTGGATCAGGATAAT GATGGCCGTATTGACTATAGTGAATTTGTTGCTATGATGAGAAAGGGTACTATGGGAATAGGTAGGCGGACACTGCGGAACAGTTTAAACGTAAGCATGAGAGATGCACCAGGAGCTTTGTGA